The following proteins come from a genomic window of Geomonas sp. RF6:
- a CDS encoding ABC transporter substrate-binding protein, whose protein sequence is MRRLVLSIALAALTVLPAWGADILVLQSQRAPAYSEALRGFRAACKESEQTIILSDYAEVNVERLVREERPRVIVAMGDKALAAAKMVREIPVVSILSLNILREHADNVGGITLLAAPEQYLKAFGTIGVERVGVLYDPARSGRYLKRVTQEAKQMGITLVPEPVRAPRDIQSKLESLKGNVEALWVLPDSTVFSSVNMEAFLLFSVAHNVPIITFSSQYLQYGAAAALDLDYFDIGVQAAEMAVARIYTPSSRKVPTVDPRRSLLRTNDTVLRKVGLKAR, encoded by the coding sequence ATGCGCAGACTGGTCCTGTCCATAGCCCTTGCGGCGTTGACCGTACTCCCTGCCTGGGGGGCTGACATCCTCGTGCTGCAGTCGCAGCGCGCCCCCGCCTACAGCGAGGCGCTGCGCGGCTTCCGTGCCGCGTGCAAAGAGTCGGAGCAGACGATCATCCTCAGCGACTACGCGGAGGTGAACGTCGAGCGACTGGTGAGGGAAGAGCGTCCGCGGGTGATAGTGGCGATGGGTGACAAGGCTCTTGCTGCTGCGAAGATGGTGCGGGAGATACCGGTGGTATCCATCCTCTCCCTGAACATACTCAGAGAGCACGCGGATAACGTCGGCGGCATCACCCTTCTTGCGGCGCCGGAGCAGTACCTGAAGGCGTTTGGCACGATCGGGGTGGAGAGGGTCGGCGTCCTGTACGACCCCGCAAGGTCCGGCCGGTATCTGAAGAGGGTGACGCAGGAAGCAAAGCAGATGGGGATCACGCTGGTGCCTGAACCGGTGAGGGCACCCCGGGATATCCAGTCGAAGCTCGAATCGCTGAAGGGGAATGTTGAGGCGCTCTGGGTGCTGCCGGACAGCACCGTGTTCAGCAGCGTCAACATGGAGGCGTTCCTCCTCTTCTCCGTGGCACACAACGTGCCGATCATCACCTTCAGCAGTCAGTACCTCCAGTACGGCGCGGCGGCAGCGCTTGACCTCGACTACTTCGACATCGGTGTGCAGGCCGCGGAGATGGCAGTGGCGCGCATCTACACCCCGTCCTCCAGGAAGGTTCCCACGGTCGACCCGCGCCGGTCGCTGCTGCGCACCAACGATACCGTCCTCAGAAAGGTCGGACTGAAGGCGAGATAG
- a CDS encoding PAS domain S-box protein, whose translation MTREPRLEKRAFLLRIVRTLLIVSGVAAAYYVTGRAIVALGAPPNGAITTVWLPSGITVAALLRFGRWPAAGAFIGSLALDCRMGTPLTAGILVAIANSGSEYLCYKMMTGGASALRRLEIRSVARLLIGSLVASLLSAAIGVTAYVSFGVIPAPLYLSLLITWFGSCAVGIVLVAPFLICTLDDWSAAAGGVRRLEFAATLAALACAAFLWQGPTLSHEAHEPLVVAVLILFLWIAYRFPTTAMAGAVFLFATATVGGAVLRVAKEPQETAFIAIFGLQLILAGVAVFGYLLASLVSAQRRATEGVRLAAKVYETTSEGIVVTTPEGAIIDANSAFEQITGYPRAEVLGQHPSFLRSDRHPMEFYKSQVHALLTLGEWQGEVWYRRADGTLFPGWMSLTAVRDAKGTITEFVGILSDITELREAQTKLLDSARHAGMAEIATNMLHNIGNVLNSVNVSAGSLQARVHASKVAGLTKASTMLKANAERLPDFLLNDPKGKLLPDYLEKLATTLSAEQQEILEEVGRISRSIDHIKDIVATQQSYAGASTLVEMVQVRTLLEDALRMNAESLTRHTVTVVRDFRDVPEIPLDKARIMMILVNLIRNAKHAMGKVTDREQILTLRLRLAEKEGGRALQIAVQDVGEGICEENLTRIFAHGFTTKKDGHGFGLHSCALAASEMGGTLTAVSAGPGRGATFTLELPVQV comes from the coding sequence ATGACAAGAGAGCCGAGACTGGAAAAGAGAGCATTTCTTCTGCGGATCGTCCGCACTCTGCTGATCGTCTCCGGCGTTGCCGCTGCGTACTACGTCACCGGGCGCGCCATCGTAGCCCTCGGCGCCCCCCCAAACGGAGCGATAACGACCGTGTGGCTCCCCTCCGGGATCACCGTTGCGGCGCTCCTCCGTTTCGGGAGGTGGCCTGCCGCAGGCGCCTTCATCGGCTCACTTGCCCTGGACTGCAGGATGGGGACGCCCCTCACCGCCGGAATACTGGTGGCGATCGCCAACTCCGGGAGCGAATACCTCTGCTACAAGATGATGACCGGGGGCGCCAGCGCCTTGCGCAGGCTCGAAATAAGGAGCGTTGCGCGTCTTCTGATCGGTTCCCTCGTTGCCTCGTTACTTTCCGCTGCAATTGGTGTCACCGCCTACGTCTCATTCGGGGTCATCCCCGCTCCTCTCTACCTCTCGCTCCTGATCACCTGGTTCGGCTCCTGCGCTGTCGGCATCGTGCTGGTGGCCCCCTTTCTGATCTGCACCCTTGATGACTGGTCCGCGGCCGCCGGTGGAGTCCGCCGCCTCGAGTTCGCAGCCACCCTCGCGGCACTCGCCTGTGCAGCGTTTCTGTGGCAGGGGCCGACGCTCTCCCACGAGGCGCATGAACCGCTGGTCGTCGCGGTACTGATCCTCTTCTTGTGGATTGCCTACCGCTTCCCGACAACCGCCATGGCAGGCGCCGTCTTTCTCTTTGCAACAGCAACGGTCGGTGGAGCGGTCCTGCGCGTCGCAAAGGAACCGCAGGAGACCGCCTTCATCGCCATCTTCGGGCTGCAGCTCATACTCGCCGGAGTCGCCGTCTTCGGCTACCTCCTTGCCTCCCTCGTGTCGGCCCAGAGACGCGCCACCGAGGGGGTGCGCCTGGCGGCAAAGGTGTACGAGACCACAAGCGAAGGTATCGTCGTCACCACCCCGGAAGGCGCAATAATCGACGCCAACAGCGCCTTTGAGCAGATCACGGGGTATCCGCGCGCCGAAGTGCTCGGGCAGCATCCGAGCTTCCTGAGATCCGACCGGCACCCTATGGAGTTCTACAAGTCACAGGTGCACGCGCTCCTCACCCTCGGCGAGTGGCAGGGGGAAGTATGGTACCGACGCGCCGACGGCACCCTCTTCCCCGGATGGATGTCCCTTACGGCCGTGCGCGACGCAAAGGGGACGATAACCGAGTTTGTCGGCATCCTCTCCGACATAACGGAGTTGAGAGAGGCGCAGACAAAACTCCTGGACAGCGCCCGGCACGCGGGGATGGCCGAGATCGCCACGAATATGCTGCACAACATAGGAAACGTGCTAAACAGCGTCAACGTCTCTGCGGGGAGCTTGCAGGCGCGGGTGCACGCCTCGAAAGTGGCGGGTCTCACGAAAGCAAGCACGATGCTGAAGGCGAATGCGGAGCGCCTCCCGGACTTTCTTCTCAATGACCCAAAAGGGAAGCTCCTCCCGGACTACCTGGAGAAGCTCGCCACGACACTCTCGGCGGAGCAGCAAGAGATACTCGAAGAGGTGGGGAGGATTTCGAGGAGCATCGACCACATAAAGGATATCGTGGCGACCCAGCAATCGTATGCGGGAGCCTCCACGCTGGTTGAGATGGTGCAGGTCCGCACCCTCCTGGAGGACGCGCTACGCATGAACGCGGAGTCGCTGACAAGGCACACGGTCACGGTGGTGAGGGATTTTCGCGACGTCCCGGAGATCCCCCTCGACAAGGCGCGCATCATGATGATCCTCGTCAATCTGATCCGCAACGCAAAGCACGCCATGGGGAAGGTTACCGACCGGGAGCAGATCCTGACGCTGCGGCTGCGCCTGGCGGAGAAGGAGGGGGGGCGCGCCTTGCAGATTGCAGTGCAGGACGTCGGTGAAGGGATCTGCGAGGAGAACCTGACCCGCATCTTCGCCCACGGTTTCACCACGAAAAAGGACGGGCACGGCTTCGGGCTGCACAGCTGCGCCCTTGCCGCCAGCGAGATGGGGGGGACCCTGACCGCAGTAAGCGCCGGTCCGGGACGGGGTGCCACCTTTACCCTGGAATTACCGGTGCAGGTGTAA
- a CDS encoding hybrid sensor histidine kinase/response regulator, which produces MNNRKLLSRLTPSRSSFQLKLFLLFTLLTFVLTALFVSLFVVREIRQHRREASEKLQLTANAFANSIRLPLYAENRELLKHLAEEIVRLPQVKAVEIVSANGAVLVRIPEVASAVSAHHITKEVEIRSTAAPLWPETAVGETDSAGDLIGTVRLSRGTEDLQASAQRVVVTGCAYAILFWLVVSFSCHLLLRRVTRSFQALMEGLERVHSGDYVSRIEVNSDDEPGRASAAVNVLAETLRQRDEENRRLNADLLEAVRQETASKERLVELNQALEEEVEERVQAQQELRNLVQQLPVGIVWSDTHGTVEYLNHFMLERIGYLYNEARTFDEWLSHACPDEAQRERVASLRAEAIAAWRGGATESSFYDVRVVCKDGSVRDLSCTNQLSGGRTVDILIDMTERELLQQQIIRNQKLESIGVLAGGIAHNFNNALTGVLGYISFARKMLGESHRAYELLRYAEKASKRAAGLATQLLTFASGGAPVKKVVSLVKLVEESVTLATTGSSVASRLEFPEALHNVYVDDGQICQAFNCICINAVQSMPGGGVLTVRGRNVSSESEKIPVKTAGEYVELSFIDRGCGISEEDSPKIFTPYFTTKAEVGTGLGLATAHSIITRHGGAITFSSTPGRGTTFTIYLPAIRKPEAPLQPEEEIAAAVSAEGTPVLVMDDEEIIRDLARDVLEKQGYVVTACCTGEEAVNLWREACEAGRPFEVGILDLTVPGGMGGRETAQQILKLHPGARLIVSSGYSNDPVMSAWNEHGFCAAYPKPYDADTLSRLLGQLGIPA; this is translated from the coding sequence ATGAATAACAGAAAGCTCCTTTCGCGGCTCACACCCTCCCGCTCCAGCTTCCAGCTGAAGCTCTTTCTCCTCTTTACCCTTCTAACTTTCGTTCTCACCGCCCTCTTCGTTTCCCTTTTTGTGGTGCGCGAGATCCGCCAGCACAGGCGCGAGGCGTCCGAGAAACTGCAGCTCACCGCCAACGCCTTCGCCAACTCCATCCGGCTTCCCCTCTACGCGGAGAACCGTGAGCTCCTGAAGCACCTGGCAGAGGAGATCGTGAGGCTGCCGCAGGTAAAGGCCGTGGAAATCGTCTCGGCCAACGGTGCCGTGCTGGTGCGCATTCCCGAAGTCGCAAGCGCCGTCTCCGCGCATCATATAACCAAAGAGGTGGAAATCCGCAGCACCGCCGCGCCGCTGTGGCCCGAGACGGCAGTCGGGGAGACCGACAGCGCAGGCGACCTCATCGGCACGGTGCGCCTCTCAAGGGGGACGGAGGATCTGCAGGCGAGCGCGCAAAGGGTGGTCGTGACCGGGTGCGCCTACGCCATCCTCTTCTGGCTCGTCGTTTCCTTCTCCTGCCACCTCTTGCTGCGACGGGTCACCCGTTCGTTCCAGGCCCTCATGGAGGGGCTCGAGCGTGTGCACAGCGGTGATTACGTCTCCCGCATCGAGGTGAATTCTGATGACGAGCCGGGTAGGGCGTCCGCCGCCGTGAACGTTCTTGCAGAAACTTTGCGTCAGCGTGACGAGGAGAACCGGCGTCTCAACGCCGATCTCCTGGAGGCGGTGCGCCAGGAGACCGCTTCGAAGGAGCGGCTTGTCGAGTTGAATCAGGCGCTCGAGGAAGAGGTGGAGGAAAGGGTCCAGGCCCAGCAGGAATTGAGGAATCTCGTGCAGCAGCTGCCGGTGGGGATCGTGTGGTCCGACACCCACGGCACCGTGGAGTACCTGAATCACTTCATGCTGGAGCGCATCGGCTACCTCTACAACGAAGCGCGCACCTTCGACGAGTGGCTCTCCCACGCCTGCCCCGACGAAGCACAGCGGGAGCGGGTGGCGTCCCTGCGTGCGGAGGCGATCGCGGCATGGCGGGGGGGAGCGACGGAGAGCTCCTTCTACGATGTGCGGGTGGTGTGCAAGGACGGCTCCGTGCGCGACCTGAGCTGCACGAACCAGCTCTCGGGCGGGCGCACGGTGGACATACTGATAGATATGACGGAGCGGGAGCTCCTGCAGCAGCAGATCATCAGAAACCAGAAGCTGGAATCGATAGGGGTGCTGGCAGGGGGGATCGCGCACAACTTCAACAACGCCCTCACCGGCGTCCTCGGCTATATCTCCTTTGCCAGGAAGATGCTCGGGGAGTCTCACCGCGCCTACGAGCTCCTGCGCTACGCGGAGAAGGCCTCCAAGAGGGCGGCGGGGCTCGCAACGCAGCTTCTGACCTTTGCCAGCGGCGGAGCCCCGGTGAAGAAGGTTGTTTCACTGGTAAAACTGGTGGAGGAATCAGTCACCCTTGCCACCACCGGCTCCTCCGTCGCGAGCCGCCTCGAATTCCCCGAAGCGCTCCACAACGTGTATGTGGACGACGGCCAGATCTGCCAGGCATTCAACTGCATCTGCATCAACGCCGTGCAGTCGATGCCGGGTGGCGGTGTGTTGACGGTGCGGGGAAGAAACGTCAGCAGCGAAAGCGAGAAGATCCCGGTGAAGACGGCAGGGGAGTATGTAGAGCTCTCCTTCATAGACCGGGGGTGCGGCATCAGCGAGGAGGACAGCCCGAAGATATTCACCCCGTACTTCACCACAAAGGCGGAGGTCGGCACAGGCTTGGGGCTCGCCACCGCCCACTCCATCATCACCAGACACGGAGGCGCCATCACCTTCAGCTCCACCCCCGGCAGGGGAACGACCTTCACGATCTATCTTCCGGCGATCAGAAAGCCGGAGGCACCGCTGCAACCAGAGGAAGAGATAGCCGCAGCGGTGAGCGCCGAGGGGACCCCCGTGCTGGTGATGGATGACGAGGAAATTATCCGCGATCTTGCGCGAGATGTGCTGGAGAAGCAGGGATACGTGGTGACTGCGTGCTGCACCGGTGAGGAAGCGGTGAACCTGTGGCGGGAAGCCTGTGAGGCAGGGAGGCCATTCGAGGTGGGGATCCTTGATCTAACGGTCCCCGGCGGCATGGGGGGGAGAGAGACCGCGCAGCAGATCCTCAAGCTGCATCCCGGCGCCCGTCTGATCGTGTCGAGCGGGTATTCCAACGATCCGGTGATGAGCGCCTGGAACGAGCACGGCTTTTGCGCGGCATATCCGAAACCGTACGACGCAGATACTTTGTCGAGGCTATTGGGACAGTTGGGGATTCCCGCGTAG
- a CDS encoding hemerythrin domain-containing protein — protein sequence MGRLTDDLKKDHADIAAMLEQVKEARSSHKDVHKILLSARNSLLNHLRKEDAHLYPLLNAAAQKDPALKKLLDHYTRDMEEITRNAVTFFDTYTPSGTEHNIDFAVAFGKLYAAIARRLRSEEGTIYREYDKLCP from the coding sequence ATGGGGCGACTAACTGACGATTTGAAAAAGGACCACGCGGACATTGCAGCGATGCTGGAGCAGGTGAAAGAGGCAAGGAGTTCCCACAAGGACGTGCACAAGATACTCCTCTCCGCCCGGAACTCGCTTCTGAACCACCTGCGCAAAGAGGACGCGCATCTCTACCCCCTCCTCAACGCCGCAGCCCAGAAGGACCCGGCACTGAAGAAACTCCTCGACCACTACACGAGGGACATGGAAGAAATCACCCGGAATGCGGTTACTTTCTTCGACACCTATACGCCGTCAGGGACGGAGCACAATATCGATTTTGCGGTTGCGTTCGGGAAGCTTTATGCGGCGATCGCGCGAAGGCTGCGCAGTGAAGAAGGCACTATCTATCGAGAGTATGACAAGCTGTGCCCGTAG
- a CDS encoding TonB-dependent receptor plug domain-containing protein — protein sequence MLRTLVYIFVFAGLSLWWPVAPASAVEDADELSRSLGLSAEEGGTISRFPRPASKIAENVTIITADDIARVNAHTLADVLQTVAGVQLDEVTTPGTFSFISVLGTTTRHIQLLIDGVPQNFLSADNIADPGSIPVQMIDRVEIIKGAASAAWGSALGGVINVLTKSPNAEQTVGGIASASLGEQSTTDARAEITGTAGKLGYYLTGGNIHSQGLIPGNGTTLNHLFAKLTYDLPTGGNLAFGFDLRDNSPGQGTFPKYDYTGTGNIDNLSGRLTFTHPLADRLNLSVQASGGRRSISTQQGPISEPFLYRDGAAKEIFHNAKAEINWGDAEVNVVGGIDFQSVDIWQRELVTMDPAANFTASFKRTGAYLNGTYTIGRVSILPGVRFDHSNLVEDALSYTLGATVRLTDNTILRAYGARGYSLPMINNVEVLNGRRQLQNLWTVQAGVESAAIPYLWVKGTFFYNNIWNIQTFTGTLGDGGVVLAEQTRQGFDAELRTSPIYGVALSAGYTYSDSRDKKTGLELTGDTGPREGLKLGVNYDNSAIGSRASLLGNYVYYNLPGYDSKLSSIIWDLHLTQKLFPSRELSPEIFFSLHNIFNDDQYQFDLRPNTPRWVEGGMRYRF from the coding sequence TTGCTACGAACCCTCGTTTACATATTCGTCTTCGCCGGCCTCTCCCTTTGGTGGCCCGTCGCTCCCGCGAGCGCTGTAGAAGATGCTGACGAGCTCTCCCGCTCCCTCGGACTATCCGCAGAGGAAGGGGGCACCATCTCCCGTTTCCCCCGCCCCGCTTCTAAGATCGCCGAAAATGTCACCATTATCACCGCCGACGATATAGCTCGCGTCAATGCCCACACCCTTGCCGACGTGCTGCAGACCGTCGCAGGCGTGCAGCTCGACGAGGTGACGACCCCCGGGACCTTCTCCTTCATCAGCGTCCTCGGAACGACAACACGGCACATTCAGCTCCTCATCGACGGCGTCCCGCAGAACTTCCTGAGCGCGGACAACATCGCCGACCCCGGGTCGATCCCGGTGCAGATGATCGACAGGGTCGAGATAATAAAAGGAGCCGCCTCAGCGGCCTGGGGCTCCGCCCTCGGCGGGGTGATCAACGTCCTCACGAAGTCGCCCAACGCGGAGCAAACCGTGGGAGGAATCGCCTCCGCCTCCCTCGGCGAGCAGAGCACCACCGACGCGCGCGCTGAGATCACCGGCACTGCAGGAAAACTCGGCTACTACCTCACCGGAGGGAACATCCACTCCCAAGGGCTCATTCCCGGCAACGGGACGACCCTGAACCACCTCTTTGCCAAACTCACATACGACCTCCCCACAGGGGGGAACCTCGCCTTCGGATTCGACCTGCGCGACAACTCGCCGGGGCAGGGAACCTTCCCCAAATACGACTACACCGGCACGGGGAATATCGACAACCTGAGCGGCCGTCTCACCTTTACCCATCCACTGGCCGACCGGCTGAACCTTTCCGTGCAGGCCTCCGGCGGACGCCGCTCCATCTCAACACAGCAGGGACCGATCAGCGAGCCGTTCCTCTACCGGGACGGCGCGGCGAAGGAAATCTTCCACAACGCGAAGGCCGAGATCAACTGGGGTGACGCGGAAGTAAATGTGGTCGGCGGTATCGACTTCCAGTCGGTCGATATCTGGCAAAGGGAGCTGGTGACTATGGATCCCGCCGCCAATTTCACCGCCTCCTTCAAGCGCACCGGCGCCTATCTAAACGGCACCTATACCATAGGGCGCGTCTCCATCCTCCCCGGGGTGCGGTTCGACCACTCAAACCTCGTGGAGGATGCCTTAAGCTATACCCTCGGCGCGACGGTGCGCCTCACCGACAACACGATCCTGCGGGCATACGGCGCACGCGGCTATAGCCTGCCGATGATCAACAACGTGGAGGTCCTGAACGGGCGGCGCCAGCTGCAGAACCTCTGGACAGTACAGGCAGGGGTGGAGTCGGCGGCCATCCCGTACCTCTGGGTAAAAGGGACCTTCTTTTACAACAACATCTGGAACATCCAGACCTTCACAGGCACGCTCGGTGACGGCGGCGTCGTCCTTGCGGAGCAGACGAGGCAGGGATTCGACGCAGAGCTGCGCACCTCGCCGATTTATGGCGTCGCACTCAGCGCCGGCTACACCTACAGCGATTCGCGCGACAAAAAGACGGGGCTGGAGCTGACGGGGGACACCGGTCCGCGTGAGGGGCTGAAGCTCGGGGTCAATTACGACAACAGCGCCATCGGCAGCCGCGCCTCTCTCCTTGGCAACTACGTCTACTACAACCTGCCGGGATATGACTCAAAGCTCTCTTCCATCATCTGGGACCTGCATCTGACCCAGAAGCTCTTCCCCAGCCGGGAGCTGTCGCCGGAGATCTTCTTCTCCCTGCACAACATCTTTAACGACGATCAGTATCAGTTCGATCTCCGTCCCAACACCCCCCGCTGGGTGGAAGGTGGCATGAGGTACCGGTTCTGA
- the acs gene encoding acetate--CoA ligase, whose product MKTARDERVSEAEIAVHWQEEEYYQPPVPFIKQANLADPAIYERFAPERFPACFAEYAELLDWYRRWDTVLDSSHPPFWRWFVGGRLNASYNCIDRHLARFKNKAALHFVPEPEDEPIHHVTYQELSYRVNEFATLLREVARVKKGDRVTLHLPMVAELPIAMLACARIGAIHSQVFSGYSAKSLADRIIDAGSSVLITMDAYYRGGRLLDHKAGADQAVELAENGGQRIEKVLVWERYPGRYSSKAPLVEGRDCLVNEMLKGYHGCRVKPEESAAEDPLFLMYTSGTTGRPKGCQHSTGGYLSYVTGTAKYVEDIHPEDVYWCMADIGWITGHSYIVYGPLALAASVVIYEGLPTWPDAGRPWRIAQELDVNIFHTSPTAIRGLRRAGPDEPAKYDYHFKLMTTVGEAIEPEVWRWYHDVVGKGEAVIVDTWWQTETGGFLTSTMPAIHPMKPGSTGPAMPGIYPVILDDEGREIPEGSGRAGNICISNPWPGCFQTIWKDPGRFVAQYYARYCRDPESTDWRDWPYMSGDGAMQGEDGYYRILGRIDDVINVAGHRLGAKEIESAALSVAEVAEAAVVPVADEIKGRMPELYVSLKPGFTPGEDVRQRVTAAVTAEIGPFARPKQVIMVPDMPKTRSGKIMRRVLAALSNGEDPGDVTTLANPEVVEEIRQIRNALSG is encoded by the coding sequence ATGAAGACAGCAAGGGATGAACGGGTATCGGAAGCGGAGATAGCGGTTCACTGGCAGGAAGAGGAGTACTACCAGCCACCGGTCCCCTTCATAAAACAGGCGAATCTGGCGGACCCGGCGATATACGAGCGCTTTGCACCGGAGAGGTTTCCGGCCTGCTTTGCGGAGTACGCAGAGCTTCTCGACTGGTACCGGCGCTGGGACACGGTCCTCGACAGCAGCCACCCCCCTTTCTGGCGCTGGTTCGTCGGGGGAAGGCTGAACGCGAGTTACAACTGCATCGACCGGCATCTCGCGCGCTTCAAGAACAAGGCGGCCCTGCACTTCGTGCCAGAGCCGGAGGACGAACCGATTCACCATGTGACGTACCAGGAGCTGTCGTACCGGGTGAACGAGTTTGCCACCCTGCTCAGGGAAGTGGCGAGGGTGAAGAAGGGGGACCGCGTGACGCTGCACCTCCCGATGGTGGCGGAGCTGCCGATCGCCATGCTCGCCTGCGCCCGCATCGGCGCGATCCACTCCCAGGTTTTCAGCGGCTACAGCGCAAAAAGCCTCGCCGACCGGATCATCGACGCCGGCAGCAGCGTCCTCATCACCATGGATGCCTACTACCGTGGGGGGAGGCTCCTCGATCACAAGGCAGGTGCAGACCAGGCGGTGGAACTGGCCGAAAACGGAGGCCAGCGCATCGAAAAGGTGCTTGTGTGGGAGCGCTATCCCGGTCGCTACTCCAGCAAGGCGCCGCTGGTCGAGGGGCGCGACTGCCTGGTGAACGAGATGCTGAAGGGGTACCATGGCTGCCGCGTCAAGCCGGAGGAGAGCGCGGCGGAAGACCCTCTCTTTCTGATGTACACCAGCGGCACCACCGGCCGCCCGAAGGGATGCCAGCACAGTACCGGGGGGTATCTCTCCTACGTCACCGGGACCGCGAAGTACGTGGAGGACATACATCCGGAGGACGTCTACTGGTGCATGGCGGATATCGGCTGGATCACCGGTCACTCCTACATCGTCTACGGCCCCCTGGCGCTGGCGGCGTCGGTGGTGATCTACGAAGGGCTGCCGACCTGGCCGGATGCCGGGCGGCCGTGGCGCATCGCACAGGAGCTCGACGTGAACATCTTCCACACCTCGCCGACGGCGATTCGCGGGCTGCGCCGGGCAGGGCCAGACGAGCCGGCGAAGTACGACTACCACTTCAAGCTCATGACAACGGTAGGGGAGGCGATCGAGCCGGAGGTGTGGCGCTGGTATCACGATGTCGTGGGGAAAGGGGAGGCGGTCATCGTCGACACCTGGTGGCAGACCGAGACAGGCGGATTTCTGACCAGCACCATGCCGGCGATCCACCCGATGAAGCCGGGGAGCACGGGGCCTGCCATGCCGGGGATCTATCCGGTGATCCTCGACGACGAAGGGCGGGAGATCCCGGAGGGATCGGGGCGGGCCGGGAATATCTGCATCAGCAACCCCTGGCCGGGGTGCTTCCAGACGATCTGGAAGGATCCCGGGCGCTTCGTCGCGCAGTACTATGCCCGCTATTGCCGTGACCCCGAGAGCACGGACTGGCGAGACTGGCCCTACATGTCCGGGGACGGCGCCATGCAGGGGGAGGACGGGTATTACCGCATCCTCGGGCGGATAGACGACGTCATCAATGTGGCTGGGCACCGGCTCGGTGCGAAGGAAATAGAGTCCGCCGCGCTCAGTGTCGCCGAAGTCGCGGAAGCCGCCGTCGTGCCGGTGGCGGATGAGATAAAGGGGAGGATGCCGGAGCTCTACGTGTCGCTAAAGCCCGGGTTTACCCCTGGCGAGGATGTGAGGCAGCGGGTGACCGCGGCTGTGACGGCGGAGATAGGGCCATTTGCACGCCCGAAGCAGGTCATAATGGTGCCGGACATGCCGAAGACCCGCTCCGGAAAGATCATGCGCCGGGTGCTCGCCGCGCTCTCCAACGGAGAAGATCCTGGAGACGTCACCACTCTTGCAAATCCGGAGGTGGTGGAGGAGATCAGGCAGATCCGGAACGCCCTCTCCGGGTAA
- a CDS encoding MBL fold metallo-hydrolase: MVTSHRVEVLSSPGSDDPNLGSIFFIGTATTLITGGGFTILTDPNFLHAGDHAHLGYGLTSRRRTNPAREIEDLPPLDVCLLSHLHGDHWDHIAQAKLSKDLPIVTTVHAARVLGQRGFRRTIGLGTWDEAVLSQGDRWLRVTSMPGRHGPGVVNSLLPPVMGSMLEWGSGEGEPTFRLYISGDTLVGEHLMEIPHRYPKVNLGLFHLGGTRILGVLVTMDAEEGIKAIRIINADKNIPIHYNDYRVFKSSLEAFVIAVRVAGLEGKVLYLTHGDTYEFRIP, from the coding sequence GTGGTTACATCTCATAGGGTGGAGGTGTTATCTTCACCCGGCAGTGACGACCCGAACCTTGGCTCCATTTTTTTTATCGGAACAGCGACCACCCTCATCACTGGTGGTGGTTTCACCATCCTTACTGATCCCAATTTCCTCCATGCAGGTGACCACGCCCATCTCGGATACGGTCTCACCTCCCGTCGCCGAACCAACCCCGCTCGCGAAATAGAAGACCTCCCCCCCCTCGATGTCTGTCTCCTGTCGCATCTGCACGGCGACCATTGGGACCACATCGCACAGGCGAAGCTTTCGAAGGATCTTCCGATAGTGACGACGGTGCATGCGGCGAGGGTGCTGGGGCAGCGCGGCTTCAGGAGGACGATCGGCCTTGGGACCTGGGACGAGGCGGTTCTGTCTCAAGGGGATCGCTGGCTGAGGGTGACGTCGATGCCAGGGCGGCACGGGCCGGGGGTGGTGAATTCTCTCCTGCCACCGGTCATGGGGAGCATGCTCGAATGGGGGAGCGGCGAGGGTGAGCCCACCTTCCGCCTCTACATCTCCGGCGACACTCTGGTCGGCGAGCACTTGATGGAGATACCCCACAGGTACCCGAAAGTGAACCTTGGGCTCTTTCACCTCGGCGGAACGCGAATTCTGGGCGTCCTGGTGACGATGGATGCGGAGGAAGGGATCAAGGCGATCCGCATCATCAACGCCGACAAGAATATCCCGATACATTACAACGACTACCGGGTGTTCAAGTCGTCGCTGGAAGCGTTTGTGATAGCGGTCAGGGTAGCGGGACTGGAAGGGAAGGTTCTCTACCTCACCCATGGCGACACGTACGAGTTCCGCATTCCTTGA